Sequence from the uncultured Flavobacterium sp. genome:
ATTCTTCCTTGGAGTAGCCAGTCATTGTGGTAAAACTACTATTGGCCCACTCAATTTTACCTTCACTGTCGCAAATAATGACTGCACTAATATTTTTATCTGCTATCGAGGAAAGTAATAAAACTTGTTCTTCTTTTTGTTTATCTTCAGAAATATCCTCAATCATTGCAAAATATTGAATCACCTTTTTGGAGGAATCAAAAATGGGTTGTCCCACTGTTTTAGACCAAAAAGTGCCACCGTTTTTTTTAGCATGCAAAATTTCTACTTCAAAAGTATTTCCCTCGTAAAATGCATTGATCATTCTGTGAATCTCCTCTTTATTCGATAGAGCGTCCGAACCTACTTCAACAGGTGTTTTACCAATGATTTCATCGTTCTCATATCCTGTCAATTTAAGATATGCATCATTACACCAAAATATCTTTCCATCCGGATAAGTGAATACAATGCCGTTTTTATTCGTTTTTGCTACCAAGGACAACTTATTTAGCTCTTCTTGATTTCTTTTTTGTTCTGTAATATCACGTCCATAGATATTTACACAGCCCTCTTGTTGCAGACTTTTACAAACAAAAGAATAGCACTTACCATTATTCTCCGCCTCAAACATCCATCTTTCTTTTCTCTTATCAATTTGATGAATGATAAATTTTAAAAAATCCTCAATTTCATAATCAATTCCCTGAAATATAAGATTTTTTAAATCTTCGGCTGCTGGATTCATTTTTAATAGATGACCCTCAAAATCAATGCGAATTAATGGATCTGGACTTTGAGTAGTAAAAAGAGCAATATCAACAATTTTCTTATTGGCTTCTTTTAATTGATTTTCTTGCTGATGTATTGTATTCAAAGAATTTTGTAATGCTGCATCGTAGTGAGCGAAATCATAAAGAGAGATTTTTTTTTCTTCAAAATAATTCAAGGAAGTATGCGATAGGCTACCTATAAATAAATAGCCATTTTCATAGTTTTCAAATTGTCCTCGAAGCGAAATTTTATCTTTAACAGATTCTATTATAACTAATTGATTGGTAACTTTATAAAAATTGTCAACATTTAGCTCTTCGATAAATGGATTGGTAATTGTAAATGATCTCAGGAAATATCCTCTGCATTTTAAGTCCGGAAGCACTTTGATTAAACCTTCACCTCGGTCTTGAATAAGTAAGTTGTGGTCTAGTAAAACATAAAAAGGGAAAATCCTATTGAATGTTTCACTATCAAAATGAAATTGAGAATTTTCCATGTTGTTACCTCCTTAGTTTTAAAAATTTCATGAATACGGCATCTGAATACATTCTATTATTTCGAATGTTTTTGATTACGAAAAGTAGATAAGACTACTGCTAAACCCAACTCAAATTCCAGCTATTCAACTCTTTTAGAATTGTAACGTAAAGTACTACTTTTTTCTTACACTACAAATGTTTTAAATCTCAAGTGGTTTTCAATTTGTTTATGACATAAAAAACAAAAAATATTTTAAAGCTTTAATTCTTATCTCTAGTACTAGATTCAAAAAATAACGCTACTTATTTTTACTGAGAAATTAATTCATTCGTGCTCCAATAATCTAGTATTTTTTTTATCCTATCTACATAATCCTCATATTTCAAAGGCTTTAAAATGTAGCCCGCAATACCTATTTTATAACACTCCATCACGTCTCTATGATTGTTAGAAGTAGTTAAGATAATTGCTGGTATATATTTTAATACATCATCTGCTTTTAAGATAGATAAAAACTCGATACCGTTTAGTTTAGGCATATTAAGGTCTAAAATAATAACATCTGGTATTATTTCTTTCCTTTTTAATACATCAACTGCTTCTTCTCCATTATTTGCTTCAATGATGCGATGATTGAGTTCTAAACTTTTTAGTACTCTATTGAATTTCATTACTTCAATTGCATCATCTTCTATTAATAGTATATTCAACGATTTTGCCATTTTATTAATTTTAAAGTTTGATGCATACTTATTCAACTTCAAAGGTATTTATTCCTTTTAAAGCAAGAGTCTTTTTTAGTTAATTCATAATAAAGTGTAGACAACTGCAAAAAAAGTGTCGACGAATGGTATTTTATATGTAATTCATTCATAAAAAATATCCGGAAGCC
This genomic interval carries:
- a CDS encoding response regulator, translating into MAKSLNILLIEDDAIEVMKFNRVLKSLELNHRIIEANNGEEAVDVLKRKEIIPDVIILDLNMPKLNGIEFLSILKADDVLKYIPAIILTTSNNHRDVMECYKIGIAGYILKPLKYEDYVDRIKKILDYWSTNELISQ